Below is a window of Candidatus Bathyarchaeota archaeon DNA.
TGCTATGCAAAATCATAATATTTATGCAGTAAAACTGGAAAAAGATGAAAAGAGATTAGACATAGGAACTGCTGATGCTTACAAGAATATAATACAGGCATCCCCGAGAGATATTTAATTTGAAACGGAACACAAAACATGCACTATTTAGAGTTCCATTTCAATTTCCATGGTGTTGGATGTATAATCTGCTCTTTAGCTAAAGATTTCCACCATGATTCATTATCAATATACCAATCCACAGTTTCTTTTAGTGCCTTAGAAAATTCATACTCTGGTTTCCAATCCAATTCTTTTCTGATTTTTGATGAATTTAGACTGTAGCGAACATCGTGACCCGGTCTATCTTCGACGAATTCTATTAATTCTTCTGACTTATTTAGTAATTTTAGAATATTTTCTACGATTTCAATATTTGTGAGTTCATTTCCACTGGAAATGTTATAAATCTCACCTGATCTTCCTTCACTCATAATTCTATTAATTGCATTGCAGTGATCTATTACATAGATCCAATCTCTAACATTTTTTCCAGAACCATATATTGGAATCTTCAAGTTGAGATTGGCTCTAATTATCGTCTTCGGTATCAATTTTTCTGGAAATTGGTATGATCCGAAGTTATTTGTGCATCTACTTATTATAACATCGAGCCCATATGTCCTATAATATGCAAGACATAGCATATCGGCTGAAGCTTTTGATGCTGCATAAGGTGAGGATGGTTTAAGCCTGTCTTCTTCATTGAAAGAATTATCCAAAATATCGCCATAACTTTCATCCGTTCCTACCTGGATGAACTTGATCTTTTCATTATGATTTCGTGTAACTTCAAGAAGAGATAGAACGCCTTCAGTATTGCTACTTAGAAATGGTGATGGATCAGATATACTCCTATCAACATGGGACTCTGCTGCAAAGTTTACAATAACATGAGAGTTGGTGATATATTCTTTTAGAATTTCCTTATCACAAATATCTCCTTTGATGAATCTATAATTCTTTTTGTCCTCAATATCTTGAAGGTTTGCAGGATTTGCTCCATACGACATCTTATCTAGATTCGTTATTTCAATATCTGGCTTCTTTTCAAGTATATATTTTATGAAATTGCTACCTATGAAGCCCAAACCGCCAGTAACTAGTAAGCGCATTTTCTTCACTTATTTGGAGAAGCTTTCCAATCCCAAGGCTTCCCACACCTAGGATCGTTTGATTTATCATTTATCTTACTTGGAATAATCTTGGGATCATCCCAAGGCCTTCTAATCTCATCAGGATTACTTTTATCATAAAACCTATTTACAAAATATACTAAATGCGTAGGCTCATTGCTTATTGCCTTAAACCCATGCCAATAATGGCCCGGCACTCTAACAACTTGAATATTTTCTCCAGTAGAAATTATTTCATTAAGCTCTTTTGTATCATCATCATATGCGCATATTTTGGCTGCTCCTTTGATTACTAAGAAATAGTCCACTTGCCCTCTATCATGCTTATGCCAAGCTCTAATTATATTTGGGTACGTAACAGACAAGTTTGTCTGAACTATTTCATCTGAAAAGATTTCTTTATTATCTGCTCTAAATAGCTCTGTAAAGAATCCTCTTTCATCAGCAAATGTTTCTAATTGCTTAACTATTACTCCTTGAAGCAAACTCCATCTCTTCCTTCATAAAAATTAATGCTTCACTTAGATTCATGGGTTTTGTTTTTAAGGCATTATTGGTTTTAGATACATCCAATGAAGAATCTTTTGGCCTCTTTGCAATCCAATCCATGTCGCTAATGCAGGATTTCTTGATTAAACTCTTATCAAGACTAAATATTTCTGCAAGCTTTACTGCAAATTCAAATCTGGAGGCTTTAGTGGCTCCGGCCATATGATATATCCCATTAAGTCTTCTTTCCGTTGCTTCTAAAATGATTTTGGCAAGGTTTGTATTTAAGGTTGGAGAGATAAATTGATCAGTTAAAACCTGTACTACCTGATTCTTCTTTAAACTTTCAAAAAGCCATAATGCAAAATTTATTTTTCCACTTGCTGGTCTCGCTCCGTAAATAACACTTGTTCTAGCTATTAGAAATTCTTCATTAATTTCTTCTATTTCCTTCTCTCCATATAATTTCGATTCTCCATAGAAATTAACAGGATTCGTTATATCCTCTTCTTTATACATGCCTTTTAAACCATCAAAT
It encodes the following:
- the rfbB gene encoding dTDP-glucose 4,6-dehydratase, which produces MRLLVTGGLGFIGSNFIKYILEKKPDIEITNLDKMSYGANPANLQDIEDKKNYRFIKGDICDKEILKEYITNSHVIVNFAAESHVDRSISDPSPFLSSNTEGVLSLLEVTRNHNEKIKFIQVGTDESYGDILDNSFNEEDRLKPSSPYAASKASADMLCLAYYRTYGLDVIISRCTNNFGSYQFPEKLIPKTIIRANLNLKIPIYGSGKNVRDWIYVIDHCNAINRIMSEGRSGEIYNISSGNELTNIEIVENILKLLNKSEELIEFVEDRPGHDVRYSLNSSKIRKELDWKPEYEFSKALKETVDWYIDNESWWKSLAKEQIIHPTPWKLKWNSK
- the rfbD gene encoding dTDP-4-dehydrorhamnose reductase; translation: MKILISGASGLLGSKIAELAKAEEYQVFSGYFTQEPIFGQPVKLDITDKKLVSKIISDIKPDTIIHSAALTNVDECEKNKKLAEEMNVLGTRSIAKAAKDNDAHLSYVSTDYVFDGLKGMYKEEDITNPVNFYGESKLYGEKEIEEINEEFLIARTSVIYGARPASGKINFALWLFESLKKNQVVQVLTDQFISPTLNTNLAKIILEATERRLNGIYHMAGATKASRFEFAVKLAEIFSLDKSLIKKSCISDMDWIAKRPKDSSLDVSKTNNALKTKPMNLSEALIFMKEEMEFASRSNS
- a CDS encoding dTDP-4-dehydrorhamnose 3,5-epimerase family protein is translated as MLQGVIVKQLETFADERGFFTELFRADNKEIFSDEIVQTNLSVTYPNIIRAWHKHDRGQVDYFLVIKGAAKICAYDDDTKELNEIISTGENIQVVRVPGHYWHGFKAISNEPTHLVYFVNRFYDKSNPDEIRRPWDDPKIIPSKINDKSNDPRCGKPWDWKASPNK